One window of the Magnolia sinica isolate HGM2019 chromosome 19, MsV1, whole genome shotgun sequence genome contains the following:
- the LOC131234962 gene encoding signal peptidase complex subunit 2-like has translation MASNGSNLSPKPNLKKANLMDPHSIKHLLDESVSEIVTGRGYTEDVRLSNIRLLVGTVIIAIALVVQFHRKKFPENKHFLIGCIALYIVFNRLLQLIIYKKEKNAILFTYPLPGSFNSTGLVVSFKLPRFSDLYTLAVASADPKSVSANKAVHFTKSVTKWFTHDGILVEGLFWKDVSKLIDDYSGDSRKNK, from the exons atggcGAGCAACGGCAGCAACTTATCTCCTAAACCCAACCTGAAAAAAGCCAATCTGATGGATCCGCATTCCATCAAACACCTTCTCGACGAATCCGTCTCCGAG ATCGTCACCGGCCGAGGATACACTGAAGACGTGCGTCTGAGCAACATCAGATTGCTTGTGGGAACGGTCATCATTGCCATTGCTCTCGTCGTGCAGTTCCACCGTAAGAAGTTCCCGGAAAACAAACATTTCCTCATCGGATGCATCGCATT GTATATCGTCTTCAACAGATTGTTGCAGTTGATCATCTACAAAAAGGAGAAGAATGCGATCCTTTTCACTTATCCTCTTCCa GGATCATTCAACAGCACTGGACTGGTAGTATCTTTCAAGCTGCCAAGATTCTCTGACTTGTATACACTGGCTGTTGCCAGTGCAGATCCAAAATCTGTTTCTGCCAACAAAGCAGTCCATTTCACAAAGAGTGTTACCAAGTG GTTTACTCATGATGGGATTCTGGTGGAAGGTTTGTTCTGGAAGGATGTTAGCAAACTGATTGATGATTATAGTGGAGATTCTCGAAAGAATAAATGA
- the LOC131234573 gene encoding uncharacterized protein LOC131234573, with translation MANRLRLILPKILSKSQGCQGRQIVDFRVLGHEIIHSMKNAGKEKASLSLKLDMAKAYDRLERGFLMKVLKSFGFGQRYCLLVEQCISTLKFLIMINRQPRGCYFESYRGLRQRDPLSPYLFIIAMEGKMSGAEVFGGERDLPLSLKDKPTARKLMYISVAINGQDADAVALVDTGATHNFVAERMVKRLGLKLRTGCKPAIRSIASAFSFQI, from the exons ATGGCCAACCGATTGAGGCTCATCCTTCCAAAGATTCTTTCAAAGAGTCAAGGGTGTCAGGGGAGGCAGATTGTAGATTTCAGGGTCTTAGGCCACGAGATTATTCACTCCATGAAGAATGCCGGAAAAGAAAAGGCAAGTTTGAGTTTGAAACTCGACATGGCTAAGGCATATGATAGGTTGGAGAGGGGTTTCTTGATGAAGGTGCTTAAAAGCTTTGGCTTTGGGCAGCGGTATTGCCTTCTCGTGGAGCAGTGCATTTCGACTCTTAAGTTCTTGATTATGATCAACAGGCAGCCGAGGGGTTGTTATTTTGAGAGCTATAGAGGCCTAAGGCAAAGAGACCCTCTATCCCCCTATCTATTCATTATAGCGATGGAGGGGAAGATGTCTGGAGCAGAAGTGTTTGGAGGAGAAAGGGATTTGCCCCTCTCATTGA AGGACAAGCCCACAGCAAGGAAGCTGATGTACATCTCGGTGGCCATCAATGGACAGGATGCGGATGCGGTGGCCTTGGTTGACACAGGGGCCACCCACAACTTTGTAGCTGAAAGGATGGTAAAAAGGCTGGGCCTCAAGCTCAGAACAGGATGCAAGCCAGCAATCAGATCAATCGCGTCAGCTTTTAGCTTTCAGATCTGA